Proteins encoded together in one Formosa sp. Hel3_A1_48 window:
- a CDS encoding ABC transporter permease, with the protein MNFEFFIAKRIISAKSYKSSVSAPIIKIGIAAIVISIVVMLIAVAVSVGLQQKIRDKAVAFNGHITISNFDTNISEGAQIPISKNQEFYPKFSSVAGVDYVQAVAHKFGIIRTETDFEALFVKGVGEDYNWRYFDDFLISGRLPLYSKDYSQEVIISDYLSRRLNLIVGQTFQMYFLKSDTSRPPRIVKFEIVGVFNSGFEELDQSFLIGDIKHVQRLNRWTKDQVGQFEVFIEDYSALDQKGEEVYAQTPSSLNAETIKQKYALIFEWISIFDKNTYGIIGMMILVGVINMITALLVLILERTQMIGILKALGCTNWRIQKVFLYTASYLAISGLIIGNFIGLVLLFIQKFFSPITLDPSIYYVTKAPVYIDWTYILGLNLMTFLVCFLVLVIPSYLIAKINPVQAIKFD; encoded by the coding sequence TTGAATTTCGAATTTTTCATCGCAAAACGCATCATTAGCGCAAAGTCCTATAAAAGTAGTGTTTCGGCACCAATAATAAAAATAGGAATAGCAGCAATTGTGATTAGTATTGTAGTAATGCTTATTGCGGTTGCAGTTAGTGTAGGTCTGCAGCAAAAAATTCGCGACAAAGCGGTAGCTTTCAACGGGCATATTACCATTTCTAATTTTGACACCAATATCTCAGAAGGTGCTCAAATCCCCATTTCTAAAAATCAAGAATTTTATCCTAAATTTTCGTCTGTAGCTGGTGTTGATTACGTTCAAGCTGTAGCTCATAAATTTGGGATTATTAGAACAGAAACTGATTTTGAAGCTCTTTTTGTAAAGGGTGTGGGTGAAGATTATAATTGGCGTTATTTTGACGATTTTTTGATTTCCGGACGCTTACCATTATACTCTAAAGACTACAGTCAGGAGGTTATTATTTCAGATTATTTAAGCCGTAGATTAAATTTGATTGTAGGGCAAACATTTCAAATGTACTTTTTAAAATCGGATACAAGTCGCCCTCCTAGAATTGTTAAGTTTGAAATTGTTGGAGTTTTTAATTCTGGTTTTGAAGAATTGGACCAATCATTTTTGATCGGGGACATAAAACATGTACAACGCCTCAACCGTTGGACTAAAGATCAAGTGGGTCAATTTGAGGTTTTTATTGAGGATTATTCGGCCTTAGATCAAAAAGGCGAGGAGGTTTATGCACAAACACCATCGTCTTTAAATGCTGAAACCATAAAGCAAAAATATGCGCTTATTTTTGAGTGGATTTCAATCTTTGATAAAAATACATATGGTATTATTGGAATGATGATTTTAGTAGGGGTGATCAATATGATTACAGCCTTGTTGGTTTTGATTCTCGAGCGTACTCAAATGATAGGGATTTTAAAAGCTCTAGGATGTACCAATTGGCGTATTCAAAAAGTATTTTTGTACACTGCAAGCTATTTGGCTATTTCAGGTTTGATCATAGGGAATTTTATAGGATTAGTCCTTTTGTTTATTCAAAAGTTCTTTAGCCCAATTACGCTTGATCCGTCAATTTATTATGTTACAAAAGCTCCAGTTTACATAGATTGGACATATATATTAGGCTTGAATTTGATGACTTTTTTAGTCTGTTTTCTTGTCCTTGTCATTCCTTCTTATCTAATTGCAAAAATAAACCCTGTACAGGCCATAAAATTTGATTAA
- a CDS encoding PLP-dependent cysteine synthase family protein → MNYANNILETIGQTPLVKLNKLTAELPCLVLAKYETFNPGNSVKDRMALQMIEDAEADGRLKPGGTIIEGTSGNTGMGLALAGIVKGYKCIFVLADKQSKEKMDILRAVGAEVVVCPTSVEPEDPRSYYSVSKRLAKETPNSWYVNQYDNPSNCKAHFLSTGPEIWEQTDGKVTHFVVGVGTGGTISGVGSYLKMKNPNVKIWGIDTYGSVFKKYHETGIFDENEIYPYVTEGIGEDILPANVNFDIIDGFTKVTDKDAAVYTQRLAKEEGMFLGNSAGAAIKGVLQLKEHFGPEDVVVVLFHDHGSRYVGKMFNDDWMREMGYLD, encoded by the coding sequence ATGAATTACGCCAATAATATTCTTGAAACTATAGGTCAAACACCACTTGTTAAACTCAACAAATTGACTGCAGAGCTTCCATGTTTAGTATTAGCAAAATATGAGACCTTTAATCCTGGAAACTCTGTAAAGGATCGTATGGCGTTACAAATGATTGAAGATGCAGAGGCTGATGGCCGTTTAAAGCCCGGAGGAACAATAATCGAAGGGACTTCAGGAAATACGGGAATGGGTCTAGCTTTGGCAGGAATTGTTAAAGGCTACAAGTGTATTTTTGTTTTAGCGGACAAGCAGTCCAAAGAAAAAATGGATATACTTCGTGCTGTTGGTGCTGAAGTAGTCGTTTGTCCCACTTCTGTTGAGCCAGAAGATCCTCGTTCTTATTATTCTGTATCTAAACGTTTGGCCAAAGAAACACCAAACTCATGGTATGTAAATCAATATGACAACCCAAGCAATTGTAAAGCACATTTTTTGAGCACAGGCCCTGAAATTTGGGAACAAACCGATGGGAAGGTAACCCATTTTGTAGTGGGTGTTGGAACAGGTGGTACAATTTCAGGAGTTGGTAGTTATTTAAAAATGAAAAATCCAAATGTCAAAATTTGGGGTATCGATACTTATGGAAGTGTCTTTAAAAAATACCACGAAACAGGTATTTTTGACGAAAATGAAATTTATCCCTATGTAACTGAAGGTATTGGAGAAGATATTCTTCCCGCCAATGTAAATTTTGATATAATAGATGGATTTACCAAAGTAACAGACAAAGATGCCGCAGTCTATACCCAACGCTTAGCCAAAGAGGAGGGTATGTTTTTGGGTAACTCTGCTGGTGCAGCCATAAAAGGTGTATTGCAACTCAAAGAACATTTTGGACCAGAGGATGTCGTAGTGGTTCTATTTCATGACCATGGAAGCCGCTATGTCGGTAAAATGTTCAATGACGATTGGATGCGCGAAATGGGCTATTTGGACTAA
- a CDS encoding sterol desaturase family protein, translating into MEQILNYFDTIPSLHRSIILVGGLTFFWILEGALPLVKFNYNKWSHALPNLFFTGTTIVVNFSLAFLLLNSSDWVVENQFGVLNWLPEMPLWLFVVLGVLLMDLIGAYLPHFTEHKIRPLWMIHLVHHSDPKVDTTTANRHHPLESVVRYVFTLFGVFIIGAPIAIVMLYQSLSLVATQFSHANIKLSKKTDLILSYILISPDMHKTHHHYKLPHTDSNYGNIFSIWDRVFGTYSYLDRDALVYGVDTFPDEKENSSLKSLLKQPFQPYRKPTTDTEGNLL; encoded by the coding sequence ATGGAACAAATTCTTAATTATTTCGATACTATTCCTTCGCTTCACCGCAGTATCATTCTTGTTGGTGGATTGACCTTTTTTTGGATTTTGGAAGGGGCTTTACCATTAGTCAAGTTCAATTACAATAAATGGAGCCACGCTTTACCTAATTTATTTTTCACTGGGACAACCATTGTTGTGAATTTCAGTTTAGCATTTTTATTACTAAACTCATCGGATTGGGTAGTTGAGAATCAATTTGGAGTTTTAAATTGGCTTCCAGAAATGCCTTTGTGGCTATTTGTTGTTTTAGGGGTTTTATTAATGGATTTAATAGGCGCTTATCTTCCTCATTTTACAGAACATAAAATTAGACCACTTTGGATGATTCACTTGGTCCATCACTCGGATCCTAAAGTGGATACAACTACGGCAAACAGGCACCACCCTTTAGAAAGTGTAGTTCGTTATGTCTTTACGCTTTTTGGAGTATTTATTATTGGAGCCCCCATAGCAATTGTGATGTTGTATCAATCTCTATCTTTAGTAGCAACTCAGTTCAGTCATGCCAATATCAAACTGTCTAAAAAAACAGATCTAATACTTAGCTATATTTTGATTTCACCTGATATGCACAAGACGCATCACCATTACAAACTTCCTCATACAGATTCTAATTATGGCAATATTTTTTCCATATGGGACCGTGTTTTTGGCACCTACAGCTATTTGGATCGTGATGCACTTGTTTATGGCGTAGATACATTTCCGGATGAAAAAGAAAATAGCAGTTTAAAATCTTTACTCAAACAGCCCTTTCAGCCTTACAGAAAGCCCACTACGGATACAGAAGGTAATTTGCTCTAA
- a CDS encoding exo-beta-N-acetylmuramidase NamZ family protein — MKFKFIKNTVLLFVVVLLSCGNRPCAQIQEKIVVGANQLNLYLPLLKEKNVGVVANQTSVIFTNNSSEAHTHLVDSLLSLGVSIKKVFAPEHGYRGKADAGEYVKDGVDIKTGLPIVSLYGSNRKPDPEALKDLDVVIFDVQDVGVRFYTFTSTLHYVMETCAALNIPVLVLDRPNPNSHYIDGPILELEHKSFVGMHPVPVTHGMTIGEYARMINGEGWLKAGVKCSLRIIPVDNYHHKKNYNLPIKPSPNLPNGKAINLYPSLCFFEGTNVSSGRGTETQFQVFGSPFLNPEKFSYHFTPKPNKGAKNPKHKAIKCYGRDLRSSEVLDSINLTWLIDAYKYSSKKEEFFNPFFTKLAGQTKLQAQIKNGLDVAEIRKSWQKGLEKFKKIRANYLLYP; from the coding sequence ATGAAATTTAAGTTTATCAAAAATACAGTTTTATTATTTGTTGTAGTACTTCTTTCCTGTGGAAACCGACCTTGTGCACAAATTCAAGAAAAAATTGTAGTTGGCGCAAATCAGCTGAACCTTTACCTTCCTTTACTAAAAGAAAAAAATGTAGGTGTTGTAGCCAATCAAACCTCAGTTATTTTTACAAATAATTCATCTGAAGCACATACGCACTTAGTTGATTCCCTCTTAAGCCTTGGAGTCAGTATAAAAAAAGTATTTGCCCCAGAGCACGGATACCGGGGAAAAGCTGATGCAGGCGAATATGTCAAAGACGGCGTAGACATCAAAACAGGACTGCCAATTGTCTCACTTTATGGTTCAAACCGAAAACCCGACCCTGAGGCGTTAAAGGATTTAGATGTTGTTATTTTTGATGTTCAAGACGTTGGGGTGCGGTTTTACACTTTTACTTCTACCCTTCATTATGTAATGGAAACTTGTGCCGCTTTGAATATCCCTGTTTTGGTTTTGGATCGCCCAAACCCCAACAGCCATTACATTGACGGACCTATTTTAGAGCTTGAGCACAAAAGCTTTGTAGGCATGCATCCTGTTCCTGTAACACATGGAATGACCATTGGCGAATATGCAAGAATGATCAATGGAGAAGGCTGGTTGAAGGCTGGGGTTAAATGCTCGTTAAGGATCATCCCTGTGGACAATTACCACCACAAAAAAAACTATAATTTACCTATAAAACCCTCACCGAATCTTCCGAATGGAAAAGCCATAAACTTATACCCCAGCTTGTGTTTTTTTGAAGGGACTAACGTAAGTTCAGGTCGAGGTACAGAAACTCAATTTCAGGTTTTTGGAAGTCCATTTTTAAATCCTGAAAAATTCTCCTATCATTTTACGCCTAAACCAAATAAAGGCGCAAAAAACCCCAAACACAAAGCTATTAAGTGTTACGGAAGGGATCTAAGGAGTTCAGAAGTTTTAGATTCAATTAACCTAACGTGGCTTATAGACGCTTATAAATACAGTAGTAAAAAAGAGGAATTTTTTAATCCATTTTTTACAAAATTAGCGGGGCAAACTAAGCTACAAGCACAAATTAAAAATGGGCTAGATGTAGCTGAAATAAGAAAGAGCTGGCAAAAAGGATTAGAAAAATTCAAAAAGATTAGAGCAAATTACCTTCTGTATCCGTAG
- a CDS encoding YkgJ family cysteine cluster protein: protein MQDQLNDLPKHAKDKHKAHKNFFSKLKKNPPKKLDYLMQDLHEQEFMRTNCLDCANCCKTTGPLFTGKDIERISKSFRMKPSKFIESYLRIDEDNDYVLQSVPCTFLGADNKCSIYDIRPKACREFPHTDRRKFHQITSLTLKNVKICPAAYNIVEALRKKIK from the coding sequence ATGCAAGACCAACTGAATGATTTACCTAAGCACGCCAAAGATAAGCATAAGGCACACAAAAATTTCTTTTCAAAGCTAAAAAAGAACCCCCCAAAAAAGTTAGATTACTTAATGCAGGACTTGCATGAGCAAGAATTCATGCGAACCAATTGTTTGGATTGTGCGAATTGTTGTAAAACTACAGGGCCTCTTTTTACTGGAAAGGATATTGAGCGTATTTCAAAATCTTTTCGAATGAAACCTTCAAAATTCATAGAATCCTATCTAAGGATTGATGAAGACAACGATTATGTTTTACAATCTGTACCATGTACTTTTTTAGGAGCCGATAATAAGTGTAGTATTTATGACATTCGCCCGAAAGCCTGCCGTGAATTTCCACATACTGATCGCCGGAAATTTCATCAAATTACTTCATTAACATTGAAAAATGTTAAGATTTGTCCAGCGGCCTACAACATTGTAGAAGCGCTGCGAAAAAAAATAAAATAG